A part of Roseitalea porphyridii genomic DNA contains:
- a CDS encoding type II toxin-antitoxin system VapC family toxin codes for MATLVDTNVLIDVAYRDPHWMQWSKMAMAQRVAEGLVINPVIFAEFSYRFDSADSAEAALAIDGLNREHLPWESAYLAGRAFRLYRRRGGARQGTLPDFFIGAHAAVRGYSVLTRDPSGFREFFPALSIVAPDTHP; via the coding sequence ATGGCCACGCTTGTCGACACCAACGTGCTGATCGACGTCGCCTACCGCGATCCGCACTGGATGCAATGGTCGAAAATGGCAATGGCGCAGCGGGTGGCCGAAGGGCTCGTCATCAACCCCGTCATCTTCGCCGAATTCAGCTATCGTTTCGACAGCGCCGACAGCGCCGAAGCTGCCCTCGCCATAGACGGTCTCAATCGCGAGCACCTGCCCTGGGAGAGCGCATATCTCGCCGGACGCGCCTTCCGGCTCTACCGTCGGCGCGGCGGTGCGCGCCAGGGCACGCTGCCCGATTTCTTCATCGGAGCCCATGCCGCCGTGCGCGGCTATTCGGTTCTGACGCGCGATCCCTCCGGCTTTCGCGAGTTTTTCCCCGCCCTTTCCATCGTCGCACCGGACACGCACCCATGA
- the ruvA gene encoding Holliday junction branch migration protein RuvA has translation MIGKLKGTVDEIGEDHVIVDVHGVGYVAFCPVRTLSALNEGEAATLFIETYVREDQLRLFGFQSALDREWFRLLQSVQGVGARVALAVLSTLSAADLANAIALQDKAMVARAPGIGPKVAQRIVAELKNKAPAFAGDAAPGIGLRQELGEGAAPAPVADAVSALANLGYSRDQAANAVAAAIKTAGEGADSAALIRQGLKELAR, from the coding sequence ATGATCGGCAAGCTGAAAGGAACCGTCGACGAAATCGGCGAGGATCATGTCATCGTCGACGTGCACGGGGTCGGCTATGTCGCCTTCTGCCCCGTCCGCACGCTGTCGGCGCTGAACGAGGGCGAGGCGGCAACGCTGTTCATCGAGACCTATGTGCGCGAGGACCAGCTGAGACTGTTCGGTTTTCAGAGCGCGCTCGACCGCGAATGGTTCCGCCTGCTGCAGAGCGTGCAGGGCGTCGGCGCGCGCGTCGCGCTGGCCGTTCTGTCGACCCTGTCGGCCGCCGATCTCGCCAACGCCATCGCCTTGCAGGACAAGGCCATGGTCGCCCGCGCGCCCGGCATCGGGCCCAAGGTCGCCCAGCGCATCGTCGCCGAACTGAAGAACAAGGCGCCCGCCTTTGCCGGCGATGCGGCGCCCGGCATCGGCCTCAGGCAGGAGCTGGGCGAAGGCGCAGCGCCCGCCCCGGTCGCCGACGCCGTCTCCGCGCTCGCCAATCTGGGCTATTCGCGCGATCAGGCGGCGAACGCGGTGGCCGCCGCGATCAAGACCGCCGGCGAAGGCGCCGACAGCGCCGCGCTGATCCGCCAGGGGCTGAAGGAACTGGCGCGGTGA
- a CDS encoding AbrB/MazE/SpoVT family DNA-binding domain-containing protein — protein MGSFTTLTSKGQMTVPKEVREMLGLQTGMRLYVSVKDGKMVVQPKNQKLSDLAGFLGKPPGGKSLPIEDIDEAIMDAVTEDDERIKRDWRKSEP, from the coding sequence ATGGGATCCTTTACAACGCTGACATCGAAAGGACAGATGACGGTCCCCAAGGAAGTGCGCGAGATGCTCGGGCTGCAGACCGGAATGCGCCTTTATGTTTCGGTCAAGGACGGCAAGATGGTCGTGCAGCCCAAGAACCAGAAACTGTCCGATCTTGCAGGCTTCCTCGGCAAGCCGCCCGGTGGAAAGAGCCTGCCGATCGAAGACATTGACGAGGCGATCATGGACGCTGTTACGGAAGATGACGAACGCATCAAGCGGGACTGGCGCAAGTCAGAACCATGA
- a CDS encoding PIN domain-containing protein encodes MIGIDTNILLRFLVDDDPEQCRLARELLAACTPERPALICSVTLAETVWVLNRSLGYPSEAVLEMVSRLLASREAIVEHGESLGQVLQNLGSEDLADFLIAFSNSQAGCSHTVTLDRRAARRVPGMELLA; translated from the coding sequence ATGATCGGCATCGACACCAACATCCTGCTGCGTTTTTTGGTCGATGACGACCCGGAACAATGCCGCCTTGCCCGCGAACTGCTGGCGGCATGCACGCCCGAAAGGCCGGCCCTTATCTGTTCGGTAACCCTGGCCGAAACCGTGTGGGTTCTGAACCGATCTCTCGGCTACCCTAGCGAGGCCGTTCTGGAAATGGTCAGCCGTCTCCTCGCCTCACGGGAAGCGATCGTCGAACATGGCGAAAGTCTGGGCCAGGTGCTGCAGAACCTGGGCTCCGAAGACCTCGCTGACTTCCTGATCGCGTTTTCGAACAGCCAGGCCGGCTGCAGCCACACGGTCACCCTCGACCGGCGGGCGGCGCGGCGCGTCCCCGGCATGGAACTTCTGGCATGA
- the ruvB gene encoding Holliday junction branch migration DNA helicase RuvB has protein sequence MTEPARLISADKRDEDLDTSLRPRTLDDFTGQAAARANLKVFIEAATKRGEALDHVLFVGPPGLGKTTLAQIMAQELGVNFRATSGPVIAKAGDLAALLTNLEERDVLFIDEIHRLNPAVEEILYPAMEDFQLDLIIGEGPAARSVKIDLAKFTLVAATTRLGLLTTPLRDRFGIPVRLNFYTVEELETIVTRGARIMGLAMGDDGAREIAARARGTPRIAGRLLRRVRDFADVAGAERVDRTVADKALSRLEVDTIGLDELDRRYLNQIARNFGGGPVGIETIAAALSEPRDAIEDIIEPYLIQQGFIQRTPRGRILTANAWGHLGLAAPADLAAMQAGLFDESE, from the coding sequence ATGACCGAGCCGGCCCGCCTCATCTCCGCCGACAAGCGCGACGAGGACCTCGACACCTCGCTGCGGCCGCGCACGCTCGACGACTTCACCGGCCAGGCGGCCGCGCGCGCCAACCTCAAGGTGTTCATCGAGGCGGCGACAAAGCGCGGTGAGGCGCTCGACCATGTCCTGTTCGTCGGCCCGCCGGGTCTCGGCAAGACCACCCTCGCCCAGATCATGGCGCAGGAGCTGGGCGTCAACTTCCGCGCCACCTCCGGCCCAGTGATCGCCAAGGCCGGAGATCTTGCCGCGCTGCTGACCAATCTCGAAGAGCGCGACGTCCTGTTCATCGACGAGATCCACCGGCTCAACCCGGCGGTCGAGGAGATCCTCTATCCGGCGATGGAGGATTTCCAGCTCGACCTGATCATCGGCGAAGGGCCGGCGGCGCGCTCGGTCAAGATCGATCTGGCCAAATTCACCCTCGTCGCCGCCACCACGCGGCTTGGCCTTCTGACCACGCCCCTGCGCGACCGGTTCGGCATTCCGGTGCGGCTCAATTTCTACACGGTCGAGGAGCTGGAGACGATCGTCACCCGCGGCGCGCGCATCATGGGCCTTGCAATGGGCGATGACGGCGCCCGCGAGATCGCCGCCCGGGCGCGCGGCACCCCGCGCATCGCCGGCCGGCTGCTGCGCCGCGTGCGTGATTTCGCCGATGTCGCCGGCGCCGAACGGGTGGACCGCACCGTCGCCGACAAGGCGCTGTCGCGGCTCGAGGTCGACACGATCGGGCTCGACGAACTCGACCGGCGCTATCTGAACCAGATCGCGCGCAATTTCGGCGGCGGGCCGGTCGGCATCGAGACGATCGCCGCCGCGCTCAGCGAGCCGCGCGACGCGATCGAGGACATCATCGAGCCCTATCTGATCCAGCAGGGCTTCATCCAGCGCACCCCGCGCGGCCGCATCCTGACGGCCAACGCCTGGGGCCATCTGGGCCTTGCCGCCCCGGCGGACCTTGCTGCCATGCAGGCGGGCCTGTTCGACGAGAGCGAATAG
- a CDS encoding MAPEG family protein yields MTALSLDNPVFAAYLVASALMVLKVMGQGWMTVHRMMKVSAGFASPEDLRKGPINRAPDPSQIEVNEYVDRSRRMHRNDLENIPAFWAAGLLFVTVDPALWLAQLLMYGFVVARLAHFWAYATERSHELRATFYTIGSVIVIYMAGHVLWAALV; encoded by the coding sequence ATGACCGCGCTTTCCTTGGACAATCCTGTCTTCGCCGCCTACCTCGTCGCGTCGGCGCTCATGGTGCTCAAGGTCATGGGGCAGGGCTGGATGACCGTGCACCGGATGATGAAGGTGAGCGCCGGGTTCGCCAGCCCCGAGGATCTTCGGAAGGGACCGATCAACAGGGCGCCCGATCCCTCGCAGATCGAGGTCAACGAATATGTCGACCGGTCCCGCCGGATGCACCGGAACGATCTGGAGAACATCCCCGCCTTCTGGGCGGCGGGTCTGCTTTTCGTGACCGTCGATCCGGCCCTCTGGCTGGCGCAGCTTCTGATGTACGGCTTCGTGGTCGCGCGCCTTGCCCATTTCTGGGCCTATGCGACGGAGCGCTCGCATGAGCTGCGGGCCACCTTCTACACGATCGGGTCCGTGATCGTGATCTACATGGCCGGCCACGTGCTTTGGGCAGCGCTCGTCTAG
- a CDS encoding TetR/AcrR family transcriptional regulator, with translation MSTSRTSDEIVRIAREVLASEGLAGISFDAIARRLGRSKQAVLYWYPTKHDLLAAMFLPCLEAEAETATRSVAGASGRPEAIGAYVRAIARFHLDDLDRFRLMYLLPQTIRQAAQEPHHRPLLDKVYPLTDRVYGSLARHLGGEPSVARRQAVAIHSAVLGLVLMFGLADNLSDPLKHNPAELIDALVASLQAG, from the coding sequence ATGTCGACATCGAGGACCAGCGACGAGATCGTGCGGATCGCCCGCGAAGTCCTTGCTTCGGAGGGGCTTGCCGGCATCTCTTTCGATGCGATCGCCCGGCGGCTCGGGCGATCGAAACAGGCCGTGCTTTACTGGTATCCGACGAAGCACGACCTTCTGGCCGCCATGTTCCTTCCGTGTCTGGAGGCGGAGGCCGAGACGGCGACCCGATCGGTTGCCGGGGCGTCCGGACGGCCCGAGGCGATCGGCGCCTATGTCAGGGCCATCGCGCGGTTTCATCTCGATGACCTCGACCGGTTTCGCCTGATGTACCTTTTGCCGCAGACGATCCGGCAGGCCGCGCAGGAGCCTCACCACCGCCCGCTGCTCGACAAGGTCTACCCACTGACGGACAGGGTCTACGGGTCGCTCGCCCGCCACCTCGGCGGCGAGCCGTCGGTCGCTCGGCGGCAGGCCGTGGCCATCCACTCAGCCGTCCTGGGGCTGGTCCTCATGTTCGGCCTCGCAGACAATCTGAGCGATCCGCTCAAGCACAACCCGGCCGAACTGATCGATGCGCTTGTCGCGTCCCTTCAGGCCGGGTGA
- a CDS encoding NAD(P)-dependent oxidoreductase, producing MRRICIIGISGKLGQYMVEHALARGYEVVGVCRPESTAKLDRFGDRITIFPGRTDDRDVVAEAVKGCQGVLVVLVPWGVDNYATGTAQAVLDSAEAGARLVFSCGWHISMDGKDVYPWRARAFVAFFGFFARPLRFADIGDQVEACRRVFASDTFWTVVRGSDMEEGESDGLPVWSRHVGDPVLASNLTKRTDFALFMVDALTNDDLIHEAPAIVGRKTASARAYAEAAS from the coding sequence ATGCGACGGATCTGCATCATCGGAATATCGGGAAAGCTCGGCCAGTACATGGTCGAGCACGCGCTTGCCCGCGGCTATGAGGTCGTCGGCGTCTGTCGTCCCGAAAGCACGGCAAAGCTCGACCGCTTCGGCGACCGCATCACCATCTTTCCGGGTCGGACCGACGATCGTGACGTCGTGGCTGAGGCGGTGAAGGGCTGTCAGGGCGTCCTCGTGGTTCTGGTTCCCTGGGGCGTCGACAATTATGCGACCGGAACGGCTCAGGCGGTGCTCGACAGTGCCGAGGCCGGTGCGCGGCTGGTCTTCTCGTGCGGCTGGCACATCAGCATGGACGGCAAGGATGTCTATCCGTGGCGTGCCCGCGCTTTCGTTGCGTTCTTCGGGTTCTTCGCGCGGCCGCTTCGCTTTGCCGACATCGGCGACCAGGTCGAGGCATGCCGCCGCGTCTTCGCTTCGGACACGTTCTGGACGGTGGTCCGAGGGTCCGACATGGAAGAAGGAGAAAGCGACGGCCTGCCGGTCTGGTCTCGCCATGTCGGGGACCCGGTCCTTGCCAGCAATCTGACCAAACGCACAGATTTTGCGTTGTTCATGGTCGATGCGCTGACCAACGACGACCTGATCCACGAAGCGCCGGCGATCGTCGGACGCAAGACGGCTTCGGCGCGGGCATACGCCGAGGCGGCGTCGTGA
- a CDS encoding glycoside hydrolase family 5 protein, with the protein MIASLRAALIALLTVSTMPAFAATFEVRRSISTDLWVEWPGAERWNDVDVIAAFPEWRRHVSPDDFAELKAAGFDTVRMPVEPAFLLHDADPERLAAIMAGIDAAIAMIVDSGLNVIVDMHTIPRGSGDAYAGTDQIMASEALFARYADTVAQVAGHLERWPAGTVALEVINEPTLDCYDRGARDQWARMLETLHGAARAANGDITLVLTGACWGSADGLAALDPDTIGDDNVIWTFHSYEPFMVTHQGATWAGDIVAHLRDIPWPPDAVDADGWDRIVAGNEGRIRAALAGRAERRALGFLRDHARDLRATGDPMAALAPPFATVSAWADAHDIARQDILLGEFGMIGREWGTDLDVPAQYRLNYMRAMIGKAEAHGFGWSVWSFGGAFGLVQGYGGERLDQPLHDRLIWTLMD; encoded by the coding sequence ATGATTGCAAGCCTGCGCGCGGCGCTGATCGCGCTTCTGACCGTTTCCACCATGCCGGCCTTCGCCGCCACCTTCGAGGTGCGCCGGTCGATCTCGACCGATCTGTGGGTCGAGTGGCCCGGCGCCGAACGATGGAACGACGTCGACGTGATCGCGGCCTTTCCCGAGTGGCGACGGCATGTTTCGCCGGACGATTTCGCCGAACTGAAGGCGGCCGGGTTCGACACGGTGCGCATGCCGGTCGAACCGGCCTTCCTGCTGCATGACGCCGATCCAGAACGACTGGCGGCGATCATGGCGGGGATCGACGCGGCGATCGCGATGATCGTGGACAGCGGGCTGAACGTGATCGTCGACATGCACACGATCCCGCGCGGGTCGGGCGACGCCTATGCCGGCACCGACCAGATCATGGCGAGCGAGGCCTTGTTCGCGCGCTATGCGGACACCGTCGCGCAGGTCGCCGGACATCTCGAACGCTGGCCGGCCGGAACGGTCGCGCTCGAAGTGATCAACGAGCCGACGCTCGACTGCTACGACCGGGGCGCGCGCGACCAATGGGCGCGCATGCTCGAAACGCTGCACGGGGCGGCGCGCGCGGCCAATGGCGACATCACGCTGGTTCTGACCGGCGCCTGCTGGGGCTCGGCCGACGGGCTCGCCGCGCTCGATCCGGACACGATCGGCGACGACAATGTGATCTGGACCTTCCATTCCTACGAGCCCTTCATGGTGACCCATCAGGGCGCGACATGGGCCGGCGACATCGTCGCCCATCTGCGCGACATCCCGTGGCCGCCCGATGCGGTCGATGCCGACGGATGGGACCGGATCGTCGCCGGCAATGAAGGGCGCATCCGCGCCGCGCTGGCGGGCCGGGCCGAGCGCAGGGCGCTGGGCTTCCTGCGCGATCATGCGCGGGACCTGCGCGCGACCGGCGATCCGATGGCCGCGCTGGCGCCGCCTTTCGCCACCGTTTCGGCATGGGCCGACGCGCACGACATCGCGCGCCAGGACATATTGCTCGGCGAGTTCGGGATGATCGGGCGCGAGTGGGGCACCGATCTCGACGTGCCGGCGCAATACCGGCTGAACTATATGCGCGCGATGATCGGCAAGGCCGAGGCGCACGGGTTCGGCTGGTCGGTGTGGTCGTTCGGCGGCGCGTTCGGGCTGGTGCAGGGCTATGGCGGCGAACGGCTGGACCAGCCGCTGCACGACCGGCTGATCTGGACACTGATGGATTAG
- the ybgC gene encoding tol-pal system-associated acyl-CoA thioesterase, producing MSEIPDDGKPGAPRLVALDGVLEAGVHRFSARVYYADTDFSGAVYHARYLEWLERGRSDYLRCLGVRHTDLAAGATPLFWVVRHMQIDFRAAARIDDIITVETRLAELHKARIVMTQTILRGDRALIGARVMAALISDAGRPQRMPRDWAALFREHLARSALTDP from the coding sequence ATGAGCGAAATCCCCGACGATGGTAAACCCGGCGCGCCGCGTCTCGTCGCGCTCGACGGCGTGCTCGAGGCCGGCGTCCACCGCTTCTCGGCCCGCGTCTACTATGCCGACACCGACTTCTCCGGCGCGGTCTATCACGCCCGCTATCTGGAATGGCTCGAACGGGGCCGGTCGGACTATCTGCGTTGCCTGGGCGTCCGGCACACCGATCTCGCCGCCGGCGCAACGCCCTTGTTCTGGGTCGTCCGGCACATGCAGATAGACTTCCGCGCCGCCGCCCGTATCGACGACATCATCACTGTCGAGACCCGCCTTGCCGAACTGCACAAGGCGCGCATCGTCATGACCCAGACCATCCTGCGTGGCGACCGGGCGCTGATCGGCGCGCGGGTGATGGCCGCGCTGATCTCCGATGCCGGCCGGCCGCAGCGCATGCCCAGGGACTGGGCCGCGCTGTTCAGGGAGCATCTGGCGCGGAGCGCTCTAACCGATCCTTAA
- the tolQ gene encoding protein TolQ, with the protein METLPLAAPAHDMSIYGLFMQAGWIVKLVMIGLLAASIWSWAIIIDKTMAFARMRRQFARFEENFWSGQSLEELYRTLSDRNVTGMGALFVAAMREWKKSFERGARSPMSLQSRIDRAMDVALGREMERLESRLGFLASVGSVAVYVGLFGTVIGIMTSFQAIAGSESTNLAVVAPGIAEALLATAIGLLAAIPALVAYNKLINDAGKLGARMEAFADEFSAILSRQIDERMSQTQRQAAE; encoded by the coding sequence ATGGAAACGCTACCGCTGGCCGCCCCCGCGCACGACATGTCGATCTACGGCCTGTTCATGCAGGCCGGCTGGATCGTCAAGCTGGTGATGATCGGCCTTCTGGCGGCATCGATCTGGTCCTGGGCGATCATCATCGACAAGACCATGGCCTTCGCGCGGATGCGCCGCCAGTTCGCCCGCTTCGAGGAGAATTTCTGGTCGGGCCAGTCGCTCGAGGAACTCTACCGGACCCTGTCCGACCGCAACGTCACTGGCATGGGCGCGCTGTTCGTCGCCGCCATGCGCGAATGGAAGAAGTCATTCGAGCGCGGCGCGCGCTCGCCGATGAGCCTGCAGAGCCGCATCGACCGGGCGATGGACGTCGCCCTCGGCCGCGAGATGGAGCGTCTGGAAAGCCGGCTGGGCTTTCTCGCCTCGGTCGGCTCGGTCGCCGTCTATGTCGGCCTGTTCGGCACGGTGATCGGCATCATGACCTCGTTCCAGGCGATCGCCGGTTCTGAATCGACCAACCTCGCCGTGGTCGCGCCGGGCATCGCCGAGGCGCTGCTCGCCACCGCGATCGGCCTGCTTGCGGCCATCCCGGCGCTCGTTGCCTACAACAAGCTGATCAACGATGCCGGCAAGCTCGGCGCGCGCATGGAGGCGTTCGCCGACGAGTTCTCCGCCATCCTGTCGCGCCAGATCGACGAGCGGATGTCCCAGACGCAGCGCCAGGCCGCCGAATAG
- the tolR gene encoding protein TolR, translating into MSGTSSGFVSRRRRNRRPVTARPISEINVTPFVDVMLVLLIIFMVAAPLLTVGVPIDLPESRARQLNSDTQPITISINDAGEIFLQETEIAIDDVVPRLEAISETGYDERIYIRADRVTDYGTVMAVMGRINQAGYRNLGLVTLQEQDG; encoded by the coding sequence ATGTCCGGCACCTCGTCCGGTTTCGTCTCGCGGCGCAGGCGCAATCGCCGCCCCGTGACCGCAAGGCCCATTTCCGAGATCAACGTCACGCCGTTTGTCGACGTGATGCTGGTCCTGCTGATCATCTTCATGGTCGCAGCGCCGTTGCTGACGGTCGGCGTGCCGATCGACCTGCCCGAAAGCCGCGCCCGCCAGCTCAATTCGGACACCCAGCCGATCACCATCTCGATCAACGATGCCGGCGAGATCTTCCTGCAGGAAACCGAGATCGCCATCGACGATGTTGTGCCGCGTCTGGAGGCGATCTCCGAGACCGGTTATGACGAGCGCATCTACATCCGCGCCGACCGCGTCACCGACTACGGCACGGTGATGGCCGTTATGGGCCGCATCAACCAGGCCGGCTACCGCAATCTCGGCCTCGTCACGCTCCAGGAACAGGACGGCTGA
- a CDS encoding TonB family protein: protein MRVGLATSATLHVLVLGWGLITLSEPDAFDVDDVEALPVELVSLAEITQIQEGSEDAPSLDPAAPEPVETPEPEPEAVNVGDSERDQATPETEEQQPVEVEEARLPDPVDVPVPQPVERPEPEPVAEPEPEAPATPATEVAPDPEPAQDVTPDPVEEVIEAAEPEPTPEPESVALPETIPTPTARPERPPAQTAETPNREDRETPQTQAATESPETPDPSETDEVANLLNRERGSGGGAAPSEQTASLGGERSTGGTTLTQSEMDALRSQIQACWNPPAGVIDAAELRVSVRFRLDPSGRVEGQPTITNSSGNRQADESARRAVLRCGMNGYNLPADKYDAWQDVVVNFDPSEMFR from the coding sequence ATGCGCGTCGGCCTTGCGACATCGGCCACCCTTCATGTTCTCGTGCTCGGCTGGGGCCTGATCACCCTGTCCGAGCCCGACGCGTTCGACGTGGACGATGTCGAGGCGCTGCCGGTCGAACTGGTCAGCCTGGCCGAGATCACCCAGATCCAGGAAGGATCGGAAGACGCGCCTTCGCTCGATCCGGCCGCCCCCGAGCCGGTCGAAACGCCCGAGCCCGAGCCCGAAGCGGTCAATGTCGGCGACAGTGAACGCGACCAAGCGACGCCCGAGACCGAGGAACAGCAGCCCGTCGAGGTCGAGGAGGCGCGCCTGCCCGATCCGGTCGACGTGCCGGTGCCGCAGCCCGTCGAGCGCCCCGAACCCGAACCCGTCGCCGAACCCGAGCCCGAGGCGCCGGCCACCCCGGCCACCGAGGTCGCGCCTGACCCCGAACCGGCCCAGGACGTCACCCCCGATCCGGTCGAGGAGGTGATCGAGGCGGCCGAGCCCGAACCGACGCCCGAGCCGGAATCGGTGGCCCTGCCCGAAACCATCCCGACACCGACCGCGCGGCCCGAACGCCCGCCCGCGCAGACCGCCGAGACGCCCAATCGCGAGGACCGGGAGACGCCGCAGACGCAGGCCGCGACCGAAAGCCCGGAGACGCCCGATCCGAGCGAGACGGACGAGGTGGCCAACCTTCTGAACCGCGAGCGGGGCTCCGGCGGCGGCGCGGCGCCGTCCGAACAGACCGCCTCGCTGGGCGGCGAACGCTCGACCGGCGGCACCACGCTGACCCAGAGCGAGATGGACGCGCTGCGCAGCCAGATCCAGGCCTGCTGGAACCCGCCCGCCGGCGTCATCGACGCGGCCGAACTGCGCGTGTCGGTGCGCTTCCGGCTGGATCCGTCCGGCCGGGTCGAGGGACAGCCGACCATCACCAACAGCTCCGGCAACCGGCAGGCCGACGAGAGCGCCCGCCGTGCGGTCCTGCGCTGCGGCATGAACGGCTACAATCTGCCCGCCGACAAGTATGATGCATGGCAGGATGTCGTCGTCAATTTCGACCCCAGCGAGATGTTCCGGTGA
- the tolB gene encoding Tol-Pal system beta propeller repeat protein TolB — translation MMTTIRAGRLAALLLAFASLLAATVLPARALVEIDINQGNIEPLPIAVTDFISGDGIGAQISQVVADNLRRSGLFAPVDKGAFIEQVTNPDAAPRFEDWRVINAQALVTGRVVEEAGGRLRAEFRLWDTFAAEQMAGEQFFTNRDNWRRVAHIISDAIFERLTGEKGYFDTRIVYVAESGPRDNRTKRLAIMDQDGFNQRYLTRGGDIVLTPRFSPSRQEITYMDFAGGEPKVYLLQLETGQRELVGDFPGMTFSPRFSPDGQKIVMSLQQPDGNANIYAMDLRSRNTTRLTNSASIDTSPSFSPDGSRIVFESDRGGRQQLYVMGANGGQAQRISFGNGSYSTPVWSPRGDLIAFTKQSGGQFSIGVMRPDGSGERILTTGFHNEGPTWAPNGRYLMFFRQEAGAAGPQLYSIDLTGRNEQRVPVEGFASDPAWSPLLE, via the coding sequence ATGATGACGACCATTCGCGCCGGCCGGCTCGCGGCCCTGCTGCTGGCCTTCGCATCGCTTCTTGCCGCGACCGTGCTGCCCGCCCGGGCGCTGGTCGAGATCGACATCAACCAGGGCAACATCGAGCCGCTGCCGATCGCCGTCACCGACTTCATTTCCGGCGACGGGATCGGCGCGCAGATCAGCCAGGTGGTTGCCGACAATCTGCGCCGGTCAGGCCTGTTCGCGCCCGTCGACAAGGGCGCCTTCATCGAGCAGGTCACCAATCCCGACGCGGCGCCGCGCTTCGAGGACTGGCGCGTCATCAACGCCCAGGCGCTCGTGACCGGCCGGGTCGTCGAGGAAGCCGGCGGCCGGCTGCGCGCCGAGTTCCGGCTGTGGGACACGTTCGCGGCCGAACAGATGGCCGGCGAACAGTTCTTCACCAACCGCGACAACTGGCGGCGCGTCGCCCACATCATCTCCGACGCCATCTTCGAGCGGCTGACCGGCGAGAAGGGCTATTTCGACACGCGCATCGTCTACGTCGCCGAGAGCGGACCGCGCGACAACCGCACCAAGCGGCTGGCGATCATGGACCAGGACGGCTTCAACCAGCGCTACCTGACCCGGGGCGGCGACATCGTGCTGACGCCGCGCTTTTCGCCCTCGCGCCAGGAGATCACCTACATGGACTTCGCCGGCGGCGAGCCGAAGGTCTATCTTCTGCAGCTCGAGACCGGACAGCGCGAACTGGTCGGCGACTTCCCCGGCATGACGTTCAGCCCGCGCTTTTCGCCCGACGGCCAGAAGATCGTCATGAGCCTGCAGCAGCCCGACGGCAACGCCAACATCTACGCGATGGACCTGCGCTCGCGGAACACCACGCGGCTGACCAACTCGGCCTCGATCGACACCTCGCCCTCCTTCTCGCCGGACGGCTCGCGCATCGTCTTTGAATCCGACCGTGGCGGCCGCCAGCAGCTCTACGTGATGGGCGCGAACGGCGGCCAGGCGCAGCGCATCTCGTTCGGCAACGGCTCCTACTCGACGCCGGTCTGGTCGCCGCGCGGTGATCTGATCGCCTTCACCAAGCAGTCCGGCGGCCAGTTCTCGATCGGCGTCATGCGTCCCGATGGTTCGGGCGAGCGCATCCTGACCACCGGGTTCCACAATGAGGGACCGACCTGGGCGCCGAACGGCCGCTATCTGATGTTCTTCCGCCAGGAAGCGGGCGCGGCCGGCCCGCAGCTCTATTCGATCGACCTGACCGGCCGCAACGAGCAGCGCGTGCCGGTCGAGGGCTTCGCGTCCGACCCCGCCTGGTCGCCGCTTCTGGAGTGA
- the pal gene encoding peptidoglycan-associated lipoprotein Pal has protein sequence MGPIAMRPVRAVFIVAIAALTITGCAQNRSNLPDNAGDLGLSGAAPGSTQDFTVNVGDRIFFDTDSSVIRADAQTTLARQAQWLNQYPNYQITVEGHADERGTREYNLALGARRAAATRAFLESRGVSGARIRTISYGKERPVATCDAASCWNQNRRAVTVLTGTGS, from the coding sequence ATGGGCCCAATTGCAATGCGCCCGGTGCGCGCCGTCTTCATCGTGGCGATCGCCGCTCTGACCATCACAGGCTGCGCCCAGAACCGGTCCAACCTGCCGGACAATGCCGGCGATCTGGGTCTGTCCGGCGCCGCGCCCGGCTCGACGCAGGACTTCACCGTCAATGTCGGCGACCGCATCTTCTTTGACACCGATTCCTCGGTCATCCGCGCCGACGCGCAGACCACGCTTGCCCGCCAGGCGCAGTGGCTGAACCAGTATCCGAACTATCAGATCACGGTCGAGGGCCACGCCGACGAACGCGGCACGCGCGAGTACAACCTGGCGCTCGGTGCCCGGCGTGCGGCCGCGACCAGGGCGTTCCTGGAATCGCGCGGCGTCAGCGGCGCGCGCATCCGCACCATCTCCTACGGCAAGGAACGGCCGGTTGCGACCTGCGACGCCGCCTCCTGCTGGAACCAGAACCGCCGCGCGGTCACCGTGCTCACCGGCACGGGAAGCTGA